Proteins from one Pseudarthrobacter sp. BIM B-2242 genomic window:
- the ribA gene encoding GTP cyclohydrolase II RibA, translated as MTVMTETVARPYEQPATVRSQVTVPLRFPDGFAATAEVMTFHGLADGKEHLLLGLGQWEQTLLDQGPENAAPLVRLHSECLTGDVFGSERCDCGPQLREAVEQIAAVGGFLLYLRQEGRGIGLYAKLDAYVLQDTGLDTYEANVALGRGEDERDYGAAAQMLGALGAGRVRLLTNNPDKVGQLASLGVEVTEQVPTGVHLSDANLRYLEAKKHHTSHTIELPGERLPAERPTAADLPAAGAAVPTHDELLARVDALIPRLRERAGETEELRCLPEETVAELKAAGVFQMLAPAAVGGFGMGLESYVQMVRSLARGCVSTAWTVGHLVEHVWMLARWPQQAQDEVFAAGPAPLAAATGAPPGAAEKVPGGYSITGRWSFASGVMHSDWALLAVQHGGVRMQCLVPMADLELLDVWHTAGLRGTGSNDLRAENLFVPAHRALEWSLLAAADNPGSRIHPDPGIHVPMATFLNMVAPAAALGAAEHALEEFRELMMVRKVKQTVEKRQADSPLAQARYAQAYGQVATARLHWDEAVRLVAASFDRQPVAFTDAERARYRLSLGLSGQASAEAVRLILTGSGGSVHRLTHPLQRIQRDVNVLLNHASLTMDPILEQAGRGLLDLGFTIPAEQF; from the coding sequence ATGACCGTTATGACCGAGACCGTCGCGCGGCCATATGAACAGCCTGCCACCGTCCGGAGCCAGGTGACTGTCCCGCTACGCTTCCCGGACGGCTTCGCGGCCACCGCTGAGGTCATGACCTTCCACGGCCTGGCCGATGGCAAGGAGCACCTCCTGCTTGGACTGGGCCAGTGGGAACAGACGCTCCTGGACCAGGGGCCCGAAAACGCCGCACCGCTGGTCCGGCTGCACAGCGAATGCCTCACCGGTGACGTGTTCGGCAGCGAGCGCTGCGACTGCGGTCCGCAGCTGCGCGAGGCAGTTGAGCAGATTGCCGCCGTCGGGGGTTTCCTCCTGTACCTGCGCCAGGAAGGGCGAGGCATCGGCCTGTACGCCAAGCTTGACGCGTATGTCCTGCAGGACACGGGCCTTGATACGTACGAAGCCAACGTGGCCCTGGGGCGCGGCGAGGACGAACGGGACTACGGCGCTGCCGCCCAGATGCTTGGCGCGCTCGGCGCCGGCCGCGTCCGCCTCCTGACCAACAACCCGGACAAGGTGGGGCAACTCGCTTCCCTGGGCGTTGAAGTGACGGAGCAGGTCCCCACGGGGGTGCATCTCTCCGACGCAAACCTCCGCTACCTGGAAGCCAAGAAGCATCACACCTCGCACACCATCGAGCTTCCGGGCGAACGCCTACCTGCGGAAAGACCCACTGCCGCAGACCTCCCTGCCGCGGGTGCCGCCGTCCCCACACATGACGAGCTGCTGGCCCGGGTGGACGCGCTCATTCCCCGGCTGCGTGAGCGTGCCGGCGAGACCGAAGAGCTCCGGTGCCTCCCCGAGGAAACCGTTGCCGAACTGAAGGCGGCCGGAGTCTTCCAGATGCTCGCTCCGGCAGCCGTGGGTGGCTTCGGAATGGGGCTTGAAAGTTATGTACAGATGGTGCGAAGCCTTGCCCGGGGCTGTGTTTCCACGGCCTGGACCGTGGGTCACCTCGTAGAGCACGTCTGGATGCTGGCGCGGTGGCCGCAGCAGGCGCAGGACGAAGTGTTCGCCGCCGGCCCGGCCCCCTTGGCTGCCGCAACCGGCGCCCCGCCAGGGGCAGCGGAGAAGGTGCCCGGCGGTTACTCCATCACCGGACGCTGGAGCTTCGCCTCCGGTGTGATGCATTCCGACTGGGCGCTGCTGGCAGTGCAGCACGGCGGTGTCCGGATGCAATGCCTGGTCCCGATGGCTGATCTCGAGTTGCTGGACGTGTGGCACACGGCGGGCCTGCGGGGGACCGGAAGCAATGACCTCCGCGCCGAGAACCTCTTTGTCCCCGCCCACCGCGCCCTGGAATGGAGTCTGCTGGCAGCCGCCGACAATCCGGGCAGCCGCATCCACCCGGACCCGGGCATCCACGTCCCCATGGCCACGTTCCTGAACATGGTTGCCCCGGCAGCTGCTCTGGGAGCCGCCGAGCATGCCCTGGAAGAGTTCCGGGAGCTGATGATGGTGCGCAAGGTCAAACAGACGGTGGAGAAACGCCAGGCCGATTCGCCGCTGGCCCAGGCCAGATACGCGCAGGCCTATGGCCAGGTTGCCACCGCACGGCTGCACTGGGACGAAGCGGTCAGGCTGGTGGCCGCCTCCTTTGACCGGCAGCCGGTCGCCTTCACCGATGCGGAGCGCGCCCGGTACAGGCTCTCCCTCGGCCTGAGCGGCCAGGCTTCGGCTGAGGCTGTCCGGCTCATCCTGACCGGCTCAGGTGGCAGCGTGCACCGCCTGACGCACCCGCTCCAGCGGATCCAACGCGACGTCAACGTGCTGCTCAACCACGCCTCGCTGACCATGGACCCGATCCTGGAACAGGCAGGCAGGGGACTCCTGGACCTCGGATTTACTATTCCGGCGGAGCAGTTCTAG
- a CDS encoding MarR family winged helix-turn-helix transcriptional regulator, with protein sequence MENPGEPRWLDSDEREVWLTLVGVMTKLPGALDAQLQRDAGLSHFEYMVLAGLSEAPERTRRMSDLAGFTESGLPRLSQVVGRLEKRGWVSRCTDPTDGRITLATLTDEGLAKIADSAPGHVEAVRKLVFDPLTRAQSRQLGIIGKRIMGAVDPADRCLQGMARSQGSGHAESRRG encoded by the coding sequence ATGGAAAACCCCGGAGAGCCCCGCTGGCTGGACAGTGACGAACGCGAGGTCTGGCTGACCCTTGTGGGCGTGATGACAAAGCTGCCCGGCGCACTGGACGCGCAGCTGCAGCGGGATGCCGGGTTGAGCCACTTTGAGTACATGGTCCTTGCCGGCCTGTCCGAAGCACCGGAACGAACCCGCCGGATGAGCGATCTTGCGGGTTTCACCGAGTCAGGCCTGCCCAGGCTGTCCCAGGTGGTGGGTCGGCTGGAGAAGCGCGGCTGGGTAAGCCGCTGCACGGACCCTACCGATGGACGGATTACGCTGGCCACACTCACCGACGAGGGGCTGGCGAAGATCGCAGATTCCGCCCCCGGCCACGTGGAAGCCGTCCGGAAGCTCGTTTTTGATCCACTTACCAGGGCTCAATCACGGCAGCTGGGAATCATCGGCAAGCGCATCATGGGCGCCGTCGACCCCGCGGACCGCTGCCTGCAGGGCATGGCCAGGAGCCAAGGTTCCGGGCATGCAGAATCACGGCGAGGATGA
- a CDS encoding SDR family NAD(P)-dependent oxidoreductase produces the protein MAQFTGKVALVTGGGSGIGEAVCKELATKRASVVVTDINLEAARRVAKEIVDAGGTASAVRQDTARKEDSEMVVRHAVDTYGALHLAVNNAGIGGKQAPAGETDLEEWDKVVGINLNGVLYGMRYQIPQMLAAGAENCAIVNMASVHGTVAAPGNGAYTAAKHGVVGITKNAAVEYGPQGLRVNAVGPGYIRTPLLEGALTPEVLSVIEGKHALGRLGTAEEVAHLVSFLLSEEASFITGGYYLVDGGYTAI, from the coding sequence ATGGCACAGTTCACCGGCAAGGTTGCCCTGGTTACCGGCGGTGGCTCCGGTATTGGCGAAGCTGTCTGCAAAGAGCTCGCCACTAAACGCGCCAGCGTGGTTGTCACCGACATCAACCTGGAGGCTGCCCGGCGCGTCGCCAAGGAGATTGTCGACGCCGGCGGTACGGCTTCGGCGGTCCGCCAGGACACGGCCAGGAAGGAGGACTCCGAGATGGTGGTCCGCCACGCCGTCGATACGTACGGCGCCCTGCACCTTGCGGTGAACAACGCCGGCATCGGCGGCAAGCAGGCGCCCGCCGGTGAAACCGATCTGGAAGAGTGGGACAAAGTCGTCGGCATCAACCTCAACGGCGTGCTGTATGGAATGCGCTACCAGATCCCGCAAATGCTGGCGGCCGGTGCAGAGAACTGCGCCATCGTGAACATGGCCTCAGTGCACGGCACTGTCGCCGCCCCGGGCAACGGCGCCTACACGGCGGCCAAGCACGGTGTTGTCGGAATCACCAAGAACGCCGCCGTCGAGTACGGACCCCAGGGCCTGCGCGTCAACGCCGTTGGGCCCGGCTACATCCGGACACCGCTACTGGAGGGCGCCCTGACCCCCGAAGTCCTTTCGGTGATCGAAGGCAAGCACGCGCTGGGCCGGCTCGGAACAGCCGAGGAAGTGGCCCACCTGGTCAGCTTCCTGCTGTCGGAGGAAGCATCCTTCATCACGGGCGGTTACTACCTTGTTGACGGAGGCTACACGGCCATCTGA
- the ppk2 gene encoding polyphosphate kinase 2, with the protein MLDREAWRPADPWWVRDNLREAIDRLVQLGYTVRGGQGEDPELIDPGGSAMQTWREDYPYEERMSREEYELEKYRLQVELLKFQYWGQDHGLKNVVVFEGRDAAGKGGTIKRFTEHLDPRAARTVALGKPSDREQGQWYFQRYIQHLPTAGEIVLFDRSWYNRANVERVMDFCTDRDYSTFMDQAPLFEKMLVDSGIHLTKFWFSVTRHEQRTRFAIRQIDPVRRWKLSPVDLASLDRWEDYTRAKEETFLRTDTDHAPWMTIKSNDKKRGRINAMRFFLSQFDYDGKDASAVRQPDPLIVRRGRDAVGD; encoded by the coding sequence ATGCTGGACAGGGAGGCATGGCGGCCGGCGGACCCGTGGTGGGTACGGGACAACCTGCGTGAGGCCATTGACCGGCTGGTGCAGCTGGGGTACACGGTGCGCGGCGGCCAGGGCGAGGATCCGGAACTGATCGATCCTGGTGGCTCCGCCATGCAGACCTGGCGTGAGGACTATCCGTACGAAGAGCGGATGTCCCGGGAAGAATACGAACTGGAGAAATACCGGCTGCAAGTGGAACTGCTGAAGTTCCAGTATTGGGGCCAGGACCACGGGCTCAAGAACGTGGTGGTCTTCGAAGGCCGGGATGCCGCCGGGAAGGGCGGCACCATCAAACGCTTTACCGAGCATCTGGATCCGAGGGCTGCCCGGACCGTCGCGCTGGGCAAACCGTCGGACCGCGAGCAGGGGCAGTGGTATTTCCAGCGCTACATCCAGCATTTGCCCACGGCAGGGGAGATCGTGCTGTTTGACCGCTCCTGGTACAACAGGGCCAATGTGGAAAGGGTCATGGATTTCTGCACTGACCGCGACTACTCGACGTTTATGGACCAGGCCCCCTTGTTCGAGAAGATGCTGGTGGACTCAGGGATCCACCTGACAAAGTTTTGGTTTTCCGTGACAAGGCACGAGCAACGCACACGCTTCGCCATCCGCCAGATAGACCCCGTCCGGCGGTGGAAGCTCTCACCGGTGGATCTGGCGTCGCTGGACCGCTGGGAGGACTACACCCGGGCAAAGGAAGAGACGTTTCTGCGCACGGACACGGACCATGCACCGTGGATGACCATCAAGTCCAATGACAAGAAGCGGGGACGGATCAATGCCATGCGCTTCTTCCTGAGCCAGTTCGACTACGACGGCAAGGATGCGTCAGCGGTCCGGCAGCCCGACCCGCTGATTGTGCGCCGCGGGCGCGACGCTGTGGGCGACTGA
- a CDS encoding NUDIX domain-containing protein: protein MPATHQEPARFPVTVDVVALTVRDGELSVLLINRLLEPFRGKPALPGGFVLAGEELLEAATRELAEETGVEHLPGYLEQLGSYGPRGRDPRGDILTVAHLLLAPDFPVLSAGSDAEHAAWYPVREVQSGTVQLAFDHDRIMADAVERAKSKLEYSPLGAAFCGEEFTIAQLRAVYEAVWDTRLDPRNFHRKATGTPDFLEDTGRMTAGDTGRPAALFRLAPAARPAPGQPTKAVLNPPIMRSRP from the coding sequence ATGCCAGCAACCCACCAGGAGCCCGCGCGCTTTCCGGTAACGGTCGACGTCGTCGCCCTCACCGTGCGCGACGGCGAACTGAGCGTCCTGCTCATCAATCGTCTTTTAGAACCCTTCCGCGGGAAGCCCGCCCTCCCGGGCGGTTTCGTCCTGGCGGGAGAAGAGTTGTTGGAGGCGGCAACCCGGGAACTTGCGGAAGAGACCGGCGTCGAGCATCTCCCCGGCTACCTGGAGCAATTGGGCAGTTACGGTCCCAGGGGACGCGATCCGCGCGGTGACATCCTGACCGTTGCCCACCTGCTTCTCGCGCCTGATTTTCCCGTGCTGTCGGCAGGGAGCGATGCCGAGCACGCAGCCTGGTACCCCGTCCGCGAGGTCCAGAGCGGCACTGTGCAGCTGGCTTTTGATCATGACCGGATCATGGCGGACGCCGTGGAGCGGGCGAAGTCAAAACTCGAGTACTCGCCCTTGGGCGCTGCCTTCTGCGGTGAGGAATTCACCATCGCCCAGCTCCGGGCCGTCTACGAGGCCGTCTGGGATACACGCCTGGACCCGCGGAATTTTCACCGCAAGGCAACAGGGACCCCCGATTTCCTGGAAGACACCGGCCGGATGACGGCGGGCGATACCGGCCGTCCGGCAGCACTTTTCCGGCTTGCGCCGGCAGCCCGCCCGGCACCAGGCCAACCAACAAAGGCCGTCCTCAACCCGCCGATCATGCGGTCGCGTCCGTGA
- a CDS encoding SPFH domain-containing protein, whose protein sequence is MASIKRYPWISHFLGSPTGYVVHLQKGQVRHQGVGQAFWFRPANSVLSEVPVDDQELPTLFHAITRDHQDVSVQANVTYRFIDPVSVSSRLDFGLQPAGSAPATGREQVATIIGQLCQSHAIDQIATTTLAEALERGVSQLRTVLTGALRTDARLLSTGIEILGVQVLAVRPEADVERALQTPVREQLQSEADRAVYERRAVAVERERTISENEMASQIELATRREHLVAQEGANARRQAEEKAAAGLIEARASAERQGITTTAEANQIRLVGEAAAAREAATMEVYRDMEQATLLALALREAAGSLPSIGNLTITPDLLSGALAGLFREPAGAGAPAASATGRLEK, encoded by the coding sequence ATGGCCAGCATCAAGCGCTACCCCTGGATCAGCCACTTCCTGGGCAGCCCCACCGGTTACGTCGTCCACCTGCAAAAAGGCCAGGTCAGGCATCAGGGGGTGGGCCAGGCGTTCTGGTTCCGGCCGGCGAACTCCGTGCTCAGCGAGGTTCCCGTTGATGACCAGGAACTGCCCACGCTCTTCCACGCCATCACCCGGGACCACCAGGATGTCAGCGTCCAGGCCAACGTGACCTACCGCTTTATCGACCCCGTGTCCGTATCCAGCCGGCTCGACTTCGGGCTCCAGCCTGCCGGTTCAGCACCGGCCACCGGACGCGAGCAGGTGGCCACCATCATCGGCCAGCTGTGCCAGAGCCACGCGATTGACCAGATCGCCACCACCACCCTCGCCGAGGCGCTTGAGCGCGGGGTGAGCCAGCTCCGCACTGTCCTCACCGGAGCGCTGCGCACCGACGCGCGTCTCCTGTCCACCGGCATCGAAATCCTCGGCGTGCAGGTCCTGGCGGTCCGGCCGGAAGCGGACGTCGAACGGGCCCTGCAGACGCCGGTCCGCGAACAGCTCCAGTCCGAAGCGGACCGTGCCGTGTACGAACGCCGGGCGGTCGCCGTCGAACGTGAACGCACGATCTCCGAGAACGAAATGGCAAGCCAGATCGAACTGGCCACGCGGCGCGAACACCTGGTTGCCCAGGAGGGTGCCAACGCTCGGCGCCAGGCGGAGGAAAAAGCCGCCGCTGGACTGATCGAGGCGCGTGCCTCGGCCGAACGCCAGGGCATCACCACCACCGCCGAAGCTAACCAGATCCGGCTGGTCGGTGAGGCCGCAGCCGCGCGCGAGGCCGCAACAATGGAGGTCTACCGGGACATGGAGCAGGCCACGCTGCTGGCCCTGGCCCTCCGTGAGGCAGCAGGATCACTCCCCAGCATCGGCAACCTCACCATCACACCGGATCTCCTCAGCGGGGCGCTTGCGGGTCTGTTCCGGGAGCCGGCGGGGGCAGGAGCACCTGCTGCCAGCGCCACCGGCCGGCTCGAAAAGTAG
- a CDS encoding flavodoxin domain-containing protein, whose protein sequence is MTVLVAYASGLGSTAEIAQHMASRLAAAVDAVECRSVEEVESVSGYEAVIVGSAIHNQAWLSPAAAFFSRLAPELATRPVWAFSVGMADALPKPFRKHAAALQLKRVGELLPPEVPLRGHVIFSGVYQSDQMPAPLRIVFRLAGGRFGDLRNWADVNAWTDHIAADLAKPTA, encoded by the coding sequence ATGACTGTCCTTGTTGCCTACGCGAGCGGGCTGGGTTCCACGGCGGAGATAGCCCAACATATGGCGTCCCGTCTTGCGGCTGCCGTGGACGCTGTCGAATGCCGTTCCGTGGAAGAGGTGGAGTCCGTCTCCGGTTATGAGGCCGTCATAGTGGGCAGCGCCATCCATAACCAGGCATGGCTGTCCCCGGCCGCGGCGTTCTTCAGCCGCCTTGCACCCGAGCTGGCGACACGTCCTGTCTGGGCCTTCAGCGTAGGAATGGCCGACGCTTTGCCAAAGCCGTTCCGCAAGCACGCTGCGGCACTCCAGCTGAAAAGAGTAGGGGAGTTGCTGCCCCCGGAAGTTCCGCTTCGCGGCCACGTGATCTTCTCCGGTGTGTACCAGTCCGATCAGATGCCGGCACCGCTCAGGATCGTGTTCCGGCTTGCGGGCGGCCGATTCGGCGACTTGCGGAACTGGGCGGACGTCAATGCCTGGACGGATCACATTGCAGCCGACCTCGCTAAGCCTACTGCCTAG
- a CDS encoding aminotransferase class I/II-fold pyridoxal phosphate-dependent enzyme, translating into MNDPTARAISAVSGRAARLASIPSYQRVDAYLRETNARRKSHAGGCDFTLGNPHQMPPDRYVNTLREALTPLNDQWFAYQTNGDAAREAAAESLQQLLGVAFRPEDIYLTTGGFAAIALALKTVADPGDEVIYSLPPWFLYEPLILEAGLVPVKVNIDTTTFDLDLDAIEGAITERTRVLIVNSPNNPTGRIYPPELLVRVAELLERASARIGRRIYLVSDEAYNRIVYDGLRFHSPVEFYPHTLLAYSYGKTHLSPGQRVGYLALPPTLPEREEMGPAITGLQVAMGWVYPNALLQHALPKLEQFTIDVGQLQRRRDRLIDALGSMGYRVWRPEGTFYLYIPSPTPDDVAFTESLAGRDVFVFPGVLFETPGFFRISLTANEDMIERSLPAFEAAMKGSHA; encoded by the coding sequence ATGAACGATCCAACAGCCCGAGCCATCTCAGCGGTATCCGGCCGTGCAGCACGGCTGGCTTCGATCCCCTCTTACCAGCGCGTTGACGCTTACCTCAGGGAAACCAACGCGCGCCGGAAGAGCCACGCGGGAGGCTGTGATTTCACGCTTGGCAACCCGCACCAGATGCCGCCGGACCGCTACGTCAATACGCTGCGCGAGGCTCTCACCCCGCTGAACGACCAATGGTTCGCCTACCAGACCAACGGCGACGCCGCCCGGGAGGCTGCCGCGGAATCCCTCCAGCAACTGCTCGGAGTAGCATTCCGCCCCGAGGACATTTACCTCACCACCGGAGGCTTCGCCGCGATCGCGTTGGCGCTGAAAACCGTAGCCGATCCGGGCGATGAAGTTATCTACAGCCTGCCGCCATGGTTCCTGTATGAGCCGCTGATCCTTGAAGCCGGCCTCGTCCCGGTGAAGGTCAACATCGACACAACGACGTTTGATCTGGATCTCGACGCGATTGAGGGTGCCATCACTGAGCGGACAAGGGTTCTGATCGTCAATTCACCCAACAATCCCACGGGAAGGATATATCCGCCCGAGCTGCTGGTCAGGGTGGCAGAACTGCTGGAGAGGGCCTCGGCACGGATCGGACGGCGGATCTACCTGGTCTCGGACGAGGCCTATAACCGGATTGTGTATGACGGCCTGCGCTTCCACAGCCCGGTGGAGTTCTACCCGCACACCCTGCTGGCCTACTCCTATGGCAAGACCCACCTCTCGCCGGGGCAGCGCGTGGGATATTTGGCGCTGCCGCCTACGCTGCCGGAGCGCGAGGAGATGGGACCGGCCATCACCGGCCTGCAGGTGGCCATGGGCTGGGTGTATCCGAACGCCCTGCTCCAGCACGCGCTTCCCAAGCTGGAGCAGTTCACCATCGACGTCGGCCAGCTGCAGCGCCGACGGGATCGCCTGATCGATGCGCTCGGCAGCATGGGGTACCGTGTCTGGCGCCCGGAGGGCACGTTCTATCTCTATATTCCTTCGCCGACTCCGGACGACGTGGCGTTCACCGAGTCGCTCGCCGGACGGGACGTTTTCGTATTTCCGGGTGTTTTGTTCGAGACGCCGGGCTTTTTCAGGATCTCCCTGACCGCCAACGAGGACATGATCGAACGCAGCCTGCCGGCCTTCGAAGCGGCAATGAAGGGAAGCCATGCGTGA
- a CDS encoding DNA/RNA non-specific endonuclease: protein MDELMLVPDAVGARDLSDRAGFDVNFLGLPVPVPPLAGVKTVLLPYTHFSVLMRLDKRLAAVTALGIDGQRLMDLDRSGIRWRLDPRLTEDQQTGERLYARNDLDRGHLVRRASAVWGATRDEAAQANEDTFHYTNAAPQAAKFNQGLDLWLGLESYLLEHAADYGRRLVVFTGPIFGDTDPVYRGVDIPLLFFKVAVFLQDGELSATGYVVDQTPQLADLPDVPQPGAVDEAPPLGPFRTFQVPIRDIAALTGLHLDQLIAVDRMPIASELPTARVTSTWRRLLSPEDLDLDFDLNGD from the coding sequence ATGGATGAACTGATGCTGGTACCCGACGCCGTTGGCGCCCGGGATTTGTCGGACCGGGCTGGATTCGATGTCAATTTCCTCGGGCTTCCGGTGCCCGTGCCCCCTTTGGCAGGCGTGAAGACGGTCCTCCTGCCCTACACACACTTCTCCGTTTTGATGCGGTTGGACAAGCGGCTGGCCGCGGTCACGGCCCTTGGGATCGACGGGCAGAGGCTTATGGATCTGGACCGGTCCGGCATCAGGTGGCGGCTGGATCCCCGGCTCACTGAAGACCAGCAAACCGGTGAGCGGCTCTACGCCCGGAACGACCTGGACCGCGGGCACCTCGTGCGGCGTGCCTCCGCTGTCTGGGGTGCCACGCGTGACGAGGCAGCACAGGCGAACGAGGACACTTTTCACTACACCAACGCTGCACCGCAGGCGGCGAAGTTCAACCAGGGCCTGGATCTGTGGCTTGGCCTGGAGTCCTACCTGCTGGAGCATGCCGCAGATTACGGCCGGCGGCTGGTTGTGTTCACCGGGCCCATCTTCGGGGATACCGATCCGGTGTACCGGGGCGTGGATATTCCGTTGCTGTTTTTCAAAGTGGCCGTGTTCCTCCAGGACGGTGAACTCTCCGCCACCGGCTATGTTGTGGACCAAACACCGCAGCTTGCCGATTTGCCTGACGTGCCGCAGCCCGGGGCAGTCGACGAGGCTCCCCCGCTGGGTCCGTTCCGGACTTTCCAGGTCCCCATCCGGGACATCGCGGCCCTGACGGGCCTGCACCTTGACCAGCTCATAGCGGTGGACCGGATGCCCATCGCGTCAGAACTGCCCACCGCCCGGGTCACGTCGACCTGGCGGAGGCTCCTCTCCCCCGAGGACCTGGACCTGGACTTCGACCTGAACGGCGACTAG
- a CDS encoding CAP domain-containing protein gives MLKDKKHITASVITLTLAGGLLIGASTPAGAASWPVDWWNWITASEQSPAPATPSAAPTASTPATAPPTSAPATSSPAAVPAAEAPVPEESAPVQVPVPAAPAPAPAVQPPAPAPAPAPAPAPAPLPAPPAPAPPAAGGAPSNAVAQRSFELVNQYRVANGLAALRYNAGLASVAQSWSNTMMSDINAQGSAGFRHNPDAAAQIPSGWTRSAENIAVNADADALFAAWKASPGHNANMLNAGLTDFGFGSARLASGSPYGAQLVATQNFATYGK, from the coding sequence GTGCTAAAGGACAAGAAACATATCACTGCCTCCGTAATTACCCTCACCCTGGCCGGTGGACTGCTGATTGGCGCGTCCACCCCTGCCGGCGCCGCCTCCTGGCCTGTGGACTGGTGGAACTGGATCACGGCCAGCGAACAGTCCCCGGCACCTGCGACGCCTTCCGCAGCTCCAACCGCCTCGACGCCCGCAACCGCTCCGCCAACGTCCGCTCCTGCAACGTCGTCTCCCGCTGCGGTTCCCGCGGCTGAGGCGCCGGTTCCGGAAGAGTCGGCTCCCGTGCAGGTTCCGGTGCCCGCAGCTCCGGCACCGGCGCCAGCGGTCCAGCCCCCCGCCCCGGCACCCGCTCCGGCTCCAGCCCCGGCTCCGGCCCCCCTTCCGGCCCCGCCGGCTCCCGCGCCTCCGGCAGCGGGTGGCGCGCCGTCCAACGCCGTAGCGCAGCGGTCCTTCGAGCTCGTCAATCAATACCGGGTAGCCAACGGCCTCGCCGCGCTGCGCTACAACGCCGGTCTCGCCAGTGTGGCGCAGAGCTGGTCTAACACCATGATGAGTGATATTAACGCCCAGGGCAGCGCCGGCTTCCGGCACAACCCGGACGCAGCCGCCCAGATCCCGTCCGGCTGGACCCGTTCCGCGGAGAACATTGCGGTAAACGCCGACGCCGATGCGCTGTTCGCCGCGTGGAAGGCCTCCCCGGGCCACAACGCCAACATGCTCAACGCCGGCCTGACCGACTTTGGCTTCGGCTCAGCCCGGCTCGCCTCCGGCTCCCCCTACGGCGCGCAGTTGGTTGCCACCCAGAACTTCGCCACCTACGGGAAGTAA